The nucleotide sequence GGACAGGATGTCGACGAGGAACTGCGCCGGGATGCCCTGCGCCCGGGCCAAGTCATCGGTCTTGACCAGCACGCCGTCGTCCACCGTCGCCAGCTGGACCATCGCCCGCACGGCGTACTCCGCCTTGGCCGACATCCGCATGTCAGGAGATCATGCCATCGACACGGCTGCGCCCACGTGCCACACGAGCGACCATCGACACATGAGCACGCGCATCACCTGCTGTCAGATCCCATTGCGCATCGGCGACACCACCGGGAATCGGACGACCGCGCGCACCGCGATCGAGCAGGCAGCCGCCGGCGGCGCCCAGGTCGTGGTGCTGCCCGAGCTGGTGCCCTCGGGGTACGTGTTCGCCGACCGCGCCGAGTTGGAGAGCCTGGCCGAGCCCCGTGACGGGGCGACCGTCGCGGAGTGGAGCGACCTCGCGGCGGCCTTCGGGCTGGTGATCGTCGGCGGATTTCCAGAGGCGGCCGGCGACCGGGTCTACAACAGCGCAGTGGTCGTCGACCCGTCCGGCGTACTCGGGGTCTACCGCAAGACGCACCTGTGGGACACCGAGAACGCCGTGTTCGACCTCGGCGACGAGCCACCGTTGGTCGTCGACACCGAGCACGGCCGCATCGGCGTGATGATCTGCTACGACGTCGAGTTCCCCGAGTGGGTGCGGGCGGTGTCGCTCGCGGGCGCCGACCTGCTGTGCGCACCGGTCAACTGGCCGCTGCTGCCCCGGCCCGAGGGTGAACGGCCCATCGAGATGGTCAAGGTGCTGGCCGGCGCCGGCACGAACCACATGCCCATCGCGGTGTGCGACCGCACCGGCACCGAGCGCGGCGTCGACTGGATCGGCGGGAGCGTCATCACCGACGCCGACGGCTACCCCAGCGTCGTCGCGCAGTTCGGCCACGCCGGCAACGTCAGCGCCGACATCGACCTGGCCGCGTCGCGAGACAAGACGTTCAACGGCCACAACGACTCCCACGGTGATCGTCGCGTCGAGCTGTATCGGCGGACGGCGCTACTGGACTGACCCCTCGGCGAGCGTCCGCACCGAATCCGGCACCGCGATGCCGGGCCGAAGGTCGGGTGCAGGCCGCGGCACGCCGTAGCGCACGTGCATCGGGACCACACCTGCCCACGCCTCCCCGGCGACGTCCGACTCCGGATCGTCGGGCCAGCCCGCGCTCACCTTGAGCGACCACGCCCCGTCGGCGATCGGCATCCGCAGGGCCAGCGTCGCCGCCAACTCCTTGCGCGTGCTGGCCCGCAGTTCCGCCACGCGATGCGGGATGAAGGCGTCGGTGAGGGCGTCGAGGTAGCGGACCTTCTCGGCGTCGGGCACCACCGCGAAGCTGCCGAAGAGCACGGCACTGCGATAGTGGAACGAGGACTCGAAGCTGCTGCGGGCGACGACGACGCCGTCCAGCGTCGTCACCGAGACCGCGACCGGCGCGCCGGCGGCCAGCGCCCGCAGCCATGGCGATCCCGTCGAGCCGTGGATGACGAATTCGTCGGCGACGCGGGCGAATCCGGTCGGGAAGACGACGGGGTGACCGTCGCGCACCATCGCGACGGTTGCGAGTGGCGTGCTTGCCAGCAGCGCGTCGAGCGCCGCGCGGTCACCGGTCTGCTTCTCCGGCAGCCGCGTCACGTCGGTGGTCGGCCTTGTGGGCGGCACCTGGGGTGTCGTCATGACGGAATCGCCGCGGCGTCGGGGACGACGACGGCGAAGAGGTCCTTCAGCGCGGCCAGGCTGGCCGACTGCAGCGCGCCGGCGGGCACGGTCGCCCCGTCGACCCCGGGCAGCGCACGGGTGGCGGTGGCACTCGCGACGACGGTCGGCGCGTAACCCAGGTTGAAGGCCCCGCGGGCGGTCGAGTTGACGCACATGTGCGTCATGAAGCCGGTGAGCACCAGGTTCGTCGCGCCCACGGCCTTGAGGCGTTGATCGAACTCGGTGTCTACGAACGAATTCGGATAGTTCTTGACCACGACGGGCTCACCGTCGCGGGGCGCGACCGCGGCGACGATCGCGCCGCTGTGGCCGTTGACGTCGTACAGCGAGCCGGGGCCGTCGTCGTGCTGGACGTGCACGATCGGAATGCCCGCGGTCCGCGCCCGGTCGAGCAGCGCGGCGATCTCGTCGAGCGCCGCGGCGACGCCGTCGAGTGCCATGACGCCCTCGGTGTAGGTGTTCTGACAGTCGATGAGCACCAGGGTCGAGTCGGTCAGCGCGGCGGGCTCGGTGGGCAGGCTGGCCAGTTCGCGCAGCGTCGGTCTCGTCATCCTTGGCAGCGTAGTCAGCGGTCGCGATTCGGCATCTCCATTTCTGTCGGACCCCGTCGGCAGAATGGGGCCATGTCCCCCGCCGTCGCGACTTCGGTGTCACCGGGTGAGCGGCTGGAGGCGTTGTTCGACCGGTTGGCGGAGCTGACCGGGCAACGCAATGCGATCGACGGCCGGATCGTGGACGTCGTCGCCGAGATCGACCGCGAGGACCTGTGCGGCATGACCGGCGCGAAGTCGGTGCCGGCGTTGGTGGCGTGGAAGACCGGGGTGTCTCCGCGCAACGCCGAGACCATGGTCGCGGTCGCCCGCCGCAGCGCCGAGTATCCGCGGTGCACAGCGGGTTTGCGGGACGGTCGGGTGTCGTTGGATCAGGTGGGGGTGATC is from Mycolicibacterium grossiae and encodes:
- a CDS encoding nitrilase-related carbon-nitrogen hydrolase — protein: MSTRITCCQIPLRIGDTTGNRTTARTAIEQAAAGGAQVVVLPELVPSGYVFADRAELESLAEPRDGATVAEWSDLAAAFGLVIVGGFPEAAGDRVYNSAVVVDPSGVLGVYRKTHLWDTENAVFDLGDEPPLVVDTEHGRIGVMICYDVEFPEWVRAVSLAGADLLCAPVNWPLLPRPEGERPIEMVKVLAGAGTNHMPIAVCDRTGTERGVDWIGGSVITDADGYPSVVAQFGHAGNVSADIDLAASRDKTFNGHNDSHGDRRVELYRRTALLD
- a CDS encoding pyridoxamine 5'-phosphate oxidase family protein, with amino-acid sequence MTTPQVPPTRPTTDVTRLPEKQTGDRAALDALLASTPLATVAMVRDGHPVVFPTGFARVADEFVIHGSTGSPWLRALAAGAPVAVSVTTLDGVVVARSSFESSFHYRSAVLFGSFAVVPDAEKVRYLDALTDAFIPHRVAELRASTRKELAATLALRMPIADGAWSLKVSAGWPDDPESDVAGEAWAGVVPMHVRYGVPRPAPDLRPGIAVPDSVRTLAEGSVQ
- a CDS encoding cysteine hydrolase family protein, which translates into the protein MTRPTLRELASLPTEPAALTDSTLVLIDCQNTYTEGVMALDGVAAALDEIAALLDRARTAGIPIVHVQHDDGPGSLYDVNGHSGAIVAAVAPRDGEPVVVKNYPNSFVDTEFDQRLKAVGATNLVLTGFMTHMCVNSTARGAFNLGYAPTVVASATATRALPGVDGATVPAGALQSASLAALKDLFAVVVPDAAAIPS